ATGACCGAAGATGAGGATGACGAGGATGACGCCCGAGACGCGCATGAACAGCCACGCGAACATCTCGAACTTCGAACTCGATGACTTGTGCCGCGAGTAACCGGTGCGCGGAGCCGGGATCGATGTTGTGCTCATGTCAGCCTCCGAACGTATGCATCAGCTGGCGGGGCACGAAAGCGATCATGATGATGAGCCATACGATGATGACTCCCCAGAACAGCTTCTTCTGATTTTTCGGTCCACTCTTCGAGAAGTCGACGAGAATGACGCGAAGGCCGTTGAACGCATGGAATGCGATCGCGGCAACGAGAGCGATCTCGCCGATGGCCATGAACGGAGTCTTGTAGGTTCCGATCACGGCGTTGTAGGCCTCGGGCGAGACGCGGACGAGTGCAGTATCGAGCACGTGGACCAAAAGGAAGAAGAAGATTCCGACGCCTGTGACGCGATGCGCGACCCAGGACCACATTCCTTCGTTTCCTCGGTACAGAGTGCCCGTAGACGCTTTGGCCACGGAGCATCCTCCATCTTGAATTAATCGACTGTGTACATCAAGAAACTACGCCGAACGCCGCCTGGTTGCCAGTCGAGCCACGCCTGAGCGTGGTGGATCACATTAAGTTCCTGGCAGTTCCCTCATAGTCGTGAATTTCGGATACGACGAAATTCAATTACCGAACAATGATATGCCCTAAAT
The Brevibacterium marinum genome window above contains:
- the sdhC gene encoding succinate dehydrogenase, cytochrome b556 subunit — encoded protein: MAKASTGTLYRGNEGMWSWVAHRVTGVGIFFFLLVHVLDTALVRVSPEAYNAVIGTYKTPFMAIGEIALVAAIAFHAFNGLRVILVDFSKSGPKNQKKLFWGVIIVWLIIMIAFVPRQLMHTFGG